From Chelatococcus sp. YT9, a single genomic window includes:
- a CDS encoding D-alanyl-D-alanine carboxypeptidase produces MVWGCVAAKRHRPVALAGVIGIVASLTILTTSPAEARKKRAAPAYNPPYAAMVVDAKTGRTLYAKNEDEPRIPASITKVMTLYLLFEQLDQRRISLSTPLQVSAKAAAEPPTKLGVRPGTTIKVEDAIKAMVTLSANDVSMVVAENLGGSESQFARMMTAKARALGMSRTTFYNPHGLPNSPPNITTARDLIVLGRAIQERFPQYYAYFETRSFQYGSRTIRSHNRLLDRIEGVDGIKTGYTRASGFNLLTSAKSGGREVVASVLGGRSAASRDNIMADLITSNLPHAYAGARQSSALAFASASESRDTAKPVAVASAAQDALEETTSSITPSRQPKAINLANIRPVVASASGSTATPSQSMQWNRSAPAAMAPPAPRPEAPAAKAPAAKAPAATVVAKAEPKAEPRDEPAKVTRVSGWVIQLGATADADKANDILNQAKSKSRSTLAKASPFTEKITKGGTTLYRARFSGFDTDSAQAACKTLKKQGFSCFATRG; encoded by the coding sequence ATGGTCTGGGGTTGCGTAGCGGCCAAACGTCACCGCCCTGTCGCGCTTGCCGGCGTTATCGGCATTGTTGCGTCATTGACAATTTTGACGACTTCGCCCGCCGAAGCGCGAAAAAAAAGGGCGGCGCCAGCCTATAATCCCCCCTACGCCGCCATGGTGGTCGACGCCAAGACGGGGCGCACCCTCTACGCGAAGAATGAGGACGAACCGCGTATCCCGGCCTCTATCACCAAGGTGATGACTCTCTATCTGCTGTTCGAGCAGCTGGACCAGCGCCGCATCAGCTTGAGCACGCCCCTGCAGGTCTCCGCCAAGGCAGCCGCAGAACCCCCGACTAAACTCGGCGTCCGGCCCGGCACCACAATCAAGGTCGAGGATGCCATCAAGGCGATGGTGACGCTGTCCGCCAACGACGTGTCCATGGTGGTCGCCGAAAATCTGGGCGGGTCGGAGAGCCAGTTCGCACGGATGATGACCGCGAAGGCACGCGCGCTGGGCATGAGCCGCACCACCTTCTACAATCCCCATGGCTTGCCGAATTCTCCGCCGAACATCACGACGGCGCGAGACCTGATCGTGCTCGGTCGCGCGATCCAGGAACGCTTCCCCCAATACTATGCCTATTTCGAGACCCGCTCCTTCCAGTACGGCAGCCGGACGATCCGTAGCCACAACCGGCTTCTCGATCGTATCGAAGGCGTCGATGGCATCAAGACCGGCTATACGCGCGCATCGGGCTTCAACCTGCTGACCTCCGCGAAGTCAGGCGGCCGCGAGGTGGTCGCCTCGGTGCTCGGTGGCCGCTCGGCGGCGTCGCGCGACAACATCATGGCAGACCTCATCACGAGCAATCTGCCGCATGCCTACGCCGGCGCACGCCAGTCCTCCGCTTTGGCCTTCGCGTCGGCTTCGGAGTCCCGAGATACCGCAAAGCCTGTCGCGGTCGCCTCCGCTGCCCAGGATGCGCTTGAAGAGACGACAAGCTCCATTACGCCTTCGCGCCAGCCGAAGGCCATCAACCTCGCCAATATCAGGCCTGTGGTTGCTTCCGCGTCAGGCTCCACGGCAACACCGTCCCAGAGCATGCAGTGGAACCGCAGCGCTCCCGCCGCCATGGCCCCGCCCGCACCGCGTCCCGAAGCGCCGGCGGCCAAGGCACCTGCCGCCAAGGCGCCTGCAGCGACGGTCGTCGCCAAGGCCGAGCCAAAGGCGGAGCCGCGTGACGAGCCCGCCAAGGTCACGCGCGTCAGCGGCTGGGTGATCCAGCTCGGCGCAACCGCGGACGCCGACAAGGCCAACGACATTCTCAACCAGGCCAAGTCCAAATCCCGCAGCACGCTCGCGAAAGCTTCGCCCTTCACCGAGAAGATCACGAAGGGCGGCACGACACTCTATCGCGCCCGCTTCTCCGGCTTCGACACCGACAGCGCCCAAGCCGCATGCAAAACATTGAAAAAGCAAGGCTTTTCATGCTTCGCCACGCGCGGGTGA